The genomic DNA TCTTGGTAACAAAAGCGTCTGTCCCGCCGTTGTTAGATGAATCGTAATGATCTGTCGTCCCCGGGAAACTACTTGCAATTGTTAAGCCTGTAAGATAAATATTTCCTGAACTATCCAACGCAATAGCGTTCACCCGGTCTTCATAATTTCCAGTACCACCCAAGTATGTGGAATACAGTAAAGTCGGGTCGATTACCAGTTCTTTACTCTTGTCATAAGGCCCTACCTTAAAACTAACCTGATTATTTCTGGCTAACACAAACTGTCCCTCTACTGTTGTTTTTGTATTCCCTATTTTCTGATAAAGTATCGGCGCGCTGAATGCCAACTGTCCAGTGGTTAAACTCAAAACTAGATTTCCATGGTTGTCCAGTTCTATATTTTTCGCTCCCTCAAAATTCATACGGATAAGCTTCGGGTTTGCACCAGGTGCAACTACAAAATCGTATTCCAGCTGTCCTTGATTCCCATAATAGACTATGTCGATCCCGGGATATGCTTGGTTAACCTTAACTTTAGAATACTGTTTTACGTTGGCATGCCATTGTCTTGAGTCGTTACCGGTCAAGTAATTACTTTTACCTGACAACATATCCAGTCCTTGGACCACAGGGTTGGGATTTGCGTTTTTAAGTTTCATGCGGACCACATCAAGTTGGCGGGATAACACGGCTTCTGAATTAGTCAGAAACAGTGTGTATCCTTTACCCCGGGCAATAAACTTTACTTCCTCTGCGGTTTGACCGCGGTTAGCTTCAAAACTCAACGGGAGGTTGGCGTAGGTGCTCTCTGCAGACGTAGGGATAAGTCCCGCAAATGCGGGACTTATCACCAAACTCGTCAATAAAATCAAACTATAAACTATTTTCACAAATTACGATATCATTTAGCAATTGCTAATGTTCCTATAGTTTCACCACTCACAACCAACTCTACTCTCCGGTTTTTTTCCCGGCCTAGAGATGTAGTATTTGATTCAATAGGTAGAGTTTTTCCATACCCCCGTGACACAATGGAATTGACCGACACACCCTGGCTCACAAGATAATCCCGTGCTGCCTGCGCTCGTTTTTCTGATAACTGCTGATTAAACTCATCGCTTCCAACGCTATCGGTATGCCCTTCAACGCTCAATTTTAAATCTGGCCGCGATGATATAATCCCCGCTATTTTTGCCAGTTTCTCGCGTACCAACGGCATTAACTCTGAACTTCCTGTTTGGAAAAGAGCATCGGACATATTAACGATAAGGCCCCGGGCTGTATCCCGCGTTTGCAGAATTGAATTTAACTGTTGCAGGAGTTGCGCGCGTAGGATAGTTTTTTCACCTTCAGCCTTTTGTGCTCTACTATTAGCAACATCCGCTTGTCCTTTAGATTTCTCAGCTACTGTCCGAGCCGCTTTCGCATCTGCCTGGGAGCTATTTGAGGATGCTACAGCATTGGTGGCTAATGTAAGAGCTGTGAGACGTTCATTGTCCGACTGTATTTTTGCCTGCTCTGCTTTAGATTGAGCATCTTCCGCTTTCAACTTTTCTGCAGTTGCATCGGCTGCTCTGATATTGGCACTGTTAACCTGAGCTTGTTGCTGCTGTTTTTCAAAAACACTTTCTTCCTCCGCCTGGCGTTTTATGGCAATAGAACGGCTATCCTCTGCG from Elusimicrobiota bacterium includes the following:
- a CDS encoding OmpA family protein, whose amino-acid sequence is MKKCLNVLLIVTASLMMQTQVYSAAVNAKPSFRIAFVQSAAKAINYRNLKGPVEIDFKGIAILSDTKGVAAVRNNNGVLEIKAKFEKLIAPTQFGSEYITYILWAISPDGRATNIGELIVKNGRSQLNAKTSLQALSLIVTAEPYFAVSQPSDVVILENVIKADNVAKIEVIDAKYELLPKGQYVKNVVATEFQPNVMNRKIPFNVYQAQNAVRIAKAAGAETYAAESFKKAERLLALAETKEGGIKGQAMTAREAVQSAEDSRSIAIKRQAEEESVFEKQQQQAQVNSANIRAADATAEKLKAEDAQSKAEQAKIQSDNERLTALTLATNAVASSNSSQADAKAARTVAEKSKGQADVANSRAQKAEGEKTILRAQLLQQLNSILQTRDTARGLIVNMSDALFQTGSSELMPLVREKLAKIAGIISSRPDLKLSVEGHTDSVGSDEFNQQLSEKRAQAARDYLVSQGVSVNSIVSRGYGKTLPIESNTTSLGREKNRRVELVVSGETIGTLAIAK